Proteins encoded within one genomic window of Clupea harengus chromosome 10, Ch_v2.0.2, whole genome shotgun sequence:
- the ube3a gene encoding ubiquitin-protein ligase E3A: MNYKDTVLGEDDFSELNFLTETKVCEILAVCEENKDYTPLIRAIGRVFSNSEFLMRSFRKTKEQSPDKLKSRQAENKTEAEQGASSSSTATSKPSTSKKAEKKDDKSGDDDSDDSDDDDDDDDDDDDEVTVDIDSLRRVYDKILPHEQIEAAIVNALVYMMPSVESELTYHDAYSFDHNYLNLFVIIMENTNLHSPEYLESAFPLFCKAMSALSLPGQARLARLWSEFATEHILRLMETFQQLITYTVVCNDFDNENLVNEDETVVAAVKCLKVVYFANILAGRLDLDQNEEDDDMLIESNDLTLQELLGEEERSPRGPRVDPLEVELGVRASDCRCPLISFEEFINEPLNEVLEMDKDYVLFKVNTEGKFAFMNCPFILNPVTKNQGLYYDNRIRMYSERRITALYSMVDGQQANPYLRLKVRRDHLIDDALIRLEMIAMENPSDLKKQLYVEFEGEQGLDEGGVSKEFFQMVVEELFNLDIGMFTYDETTKVFWFNSSSLENEGQYTLIGIVLGLAIYNNCILDVHFPMVVYRKLMGKKGTLLDLADSHPPLYRSLKEILDYEGNVEADMMLTFQISQTDLYGNPVTHDLREFGDDIPVTNDNRKEFVSQYADYVLNQSVEVQFKAFRQGFHQVTNESPLKYLFRPDEIELLICGSRNLDFRALEESTDYDGGYNKESRVIKDFWEIVHSFGDEQKKLFLQFTTGTDRAPVGGLGKLKMIIAKNGEDSDRLPTSHTCFNALLLPEYSTKEALRERLLKAITYAKGFGML; this comes from the exons ATGAACTACAAAGATACCGTTCTGGGGGAGGATGACTTCAGTG AGCTGAACTTCCTTACTGAAACCAAGGTGTGCGAGATCCTGGCAGTCTGCGAAGAGAATAAAGACTACACCCCTTTGATTCGGGCCATAGGCAGAGTGTTTTCTAACTCAGAGTTCCTCATGCGAAGTTTCCGCAAGACCAAAGAACAGAGCCCAGACAAGCTAAAGTCACGGCAGGCCGAGAACAAGACAGAGGCCGAGCAAGGGGCGTCATCCAGCTCAACAGCTACCTCTAAGCCCTCTACTAGCAAGAAAGCAGAGAAGAAGGATGACAAAAgtggtgatgatgatagtgatgatagtgatgatgatgatgatgatgatgatgatgatgatgatgaggtgaCAGTGGACATTGATAGTTTGAGAAGAGTGTATGACAAAATATTGCCCCATGAGCAAATCGAAGCCGCCATCGTCAATGCCTTGGTGTATATGATGCCAAGCGTGGAGAGTGAGCTGACCTACCACGACGCGTATTCCTTCGACCACAATTACCTCAACTTGTTTGTAATAATAATGGAGAATACCAACCTTCACAGCCCGGAGTACCTCGAGTCAGCATTTCCTCTTTTCTGCAAGGCCATGAGCGCGCTTTCCCTCCCTGGGCAAGCACGCCTGGCGCGCCTGTGGTCAGAGTTTGCCACCGAGCACATCCTCCGACTGATGGAGACTTTCCAGCAGCTCATCACTTACACGGTTGTCTGTAATGACTTTGACAACGAAAACTTAGTCAACGAAGATGAAACGGTGGTGGCCGCAGTCAAGTGTTTAAAGGTTGTCTACTTCGCTAATATTCTGGCCGGGAGGCTGGACTTGGATCAGAACGAGGAAGATGATGACATGCTGATAGAGTCCAATGACCTGACGTTGCAAGAACTGCTGGGGGAGGAAGAACGAAGCCCTAGGGGCCCCAGGGTGGACCCTCTGGAGGTAGAACTTGGTGTCCGAGCGTCTGACTGCCGATGTCCGCTCATATCCTTTGAGGAGTTCATTAACGAACCGCTGAATGAGGTGCTCGAAATGGACAAGGACTATGTCCTTTTTAAAGTGAACACGGAGGGCAAGTTTGCCTTCATGAACTGCCCTTTCATCCTTAATCCTGTGACTAAGAATCAGGGACTGTACTACGACAACAGAATTCGAATGTACAGTGAACGCCGGATCACTGCGCTGTACAGTATGGTCGATGGACAACAAGCTAACCCTTATTTACGACTCAAAGTCCGAAGAGACCATCTCATTGATGATGCATTGATCAGG CTGGAGATGATTGCGATGGAGAACCCCTCAGACCTGAAGAAGCAGCTCTACGTGGAGTTTGAAGGAGAACAAGGGCTGGATGAAGGAGGAGTTTCCAAAGAGTTTTTTCAGATGGTTGTTGAAGAGCTCTTCAACCTAGATATTG GCATGTTCACCTATGACGAGACAACCAAGGTGTTTTGGTTCAACTCATCTTCACTGGAAAATGAGGGCCAGTACACACTCATAGGAATTGTCTTAGGCCTGGCCATATACAACAACTGCATCTTGGATGTGCACTTTCCCATGGTGGTTTACAGAAAGCTGATGGGCAAGAAAGGAACCCTTCTGGACTTAGCGGATTCTCACCCG CCTCTCTATCGGAGTCTCAAAGAGATACTGGATTACGAAGGCAACGTAGAGGCCGACATGATGCTCACCTTCCAAATCTCACAAACTGACCTATATGGAAATCCTGTCACGCATGACCTGAGAGAATTTGGAGACGACATCCCTGTAACCAACGACAACAGAAAG GAGTTTGTGTCTCAGTATGCTGATTATGTGCTAAATCAAAGCGTGGAGGTGCAGTTCAAGGCTTTCAGACAAGGCTTTCACCAGGTGACTAACGAGTCCCCGCTGAAGTACCTGTTCCGGCCCGATGAAATAGAGCTGCTGATTTGCGGAAGCAGG AACCTGGACTTCCGTGCCCTTGAAGAGAGCACAGACTATGACGGGGGCTACAACAAAGAGAGTCGTGTCATTAA AGATTTCTGGGAAATTGTGCACTCTTTCGGAGACGAGCAGAAGAAGCTTTTTCTCCAGTTCACTACTGGCACTGACAGAGCACCTGTGGGAGGCCTTGGGAAACTGAAGATGATCATAGCCAAAAATGGCGAGGATTCAGACAG GTTACCTACATCCCACACTTGCTTTAATGCCCTGTTGCTTCCTGAATATTCTACCAAAGAGGCGCTAAGAGAGAGACTCCTAAAAGCCATCACTTACGCCAAAGGATTTGGCATGCTGTGA
- the cnga3a gene encoding cyclic nucleotide-gated cation channel alpha-3 isoform X2 — translation MLRNWATRRLRGEEVRPNSFLERLRGPELKDLSSRGSNAESSLGPPDRPRKRKKEIWIMDPATDLYYRWLTVIAMPVFFNLIMLVTRACFNELQDNYTILWIVLDYTSDLIYYLDTFVKARTAYLEQGLLVKDSKKLRDNYMKKPIFKYDVLAMLPTDILFLRYGYDFPELRFNRLFKMSRLFEFFERTETRTSFPNVFRISNLVLYILIIIHWNGCLFFAISKTLGFGTDTWVYPNISHPEYGRLARKYIYCLYWSTLTLTCIGEVPPPVKDLEYLFVVGDFLVGVLIFASIVGNVGAMVLNMNASRTDFATKVDSIKQYMQSRQVDKDLEGRVIKWFDYLWTEGKTCDEKAVLKHLPDKLKAEIAVNVHLATVQKVRIFQDCEAALLIELVLKLQPQVFSPGDYICKKGDIGREMYIIQDGKLAVVADDGITQFVVLGEGAYFGEISILGIKGSKAGNRRTANIRSVGYSDLFALSKDDLMESLTEYPDAKKALEEKGKAILMKDNLIDEAIANAGTDPLILDDKINHLQKNVDAVTVQFARLMAEQVSTQTKLRDRIRGMEAKVKSLNKDDKSEVVAEKK, via the exons GAAGGAAATCTGGATCATGGACCCAGCGACAGACCTATACTATAGGTGGCTTACAGTCATTGCCATGCCAGTATTTTTCAATCTTATTATGCTTGTGACAAG GGCCTGTTTTAATGAACTCCAGGACAACTACACCATACTGTGGATTGTATTGGATTACACTTCAGATCTGATCTACTACCTGGATACTTTTGTCAAAGCAAGAACAG CATATCTGGAACAAGGATTACTTGTTAAAGACTCCAAGAAATTGCGAGACAATTATATGAAGAAACCCATCTTCAAATATGACGTGCTGGCAATGCTTCCAACTGATATCCTGTTTCTCAGATACGGCTACGACTTCCCTGAGTTGAGATTTAACCGTTTGTTCAAAATGTCTCGGCTCTTTGAGTTCTTTGAGCGCACTGAAACCAGAACAAGCTTTCCCAACGTGTTCCGAATCAGCAACCTTGTGCTTTACATCCTGATCATCATCCACTGGAACGGCTGCCTGTTCTTCGCCATCTCAAAAACCCTGGGCTTTGGCACAGACACCTGGGTGTATCCTAACATCAGCCATCCCGAATACGGTCGCCTGGCCAGGAAGTACATCTACTGCTTGTACTGGTCCACGCTCACGCTCACCTGTATCGGAGAAGTCCCACCTCCCGTCAAAGATTTAGAGTATCTGTTTGTCGTAGGTGACTTCCTTGTGGGTGTGCTGATTTTCGCTTCCATTGTCGGTAACGTCGGTGCCATGGTCTTGAACATGAATGCCTCCCGAACAGATTTTGCGACTAAGGTGGACTCCATTAAGCAATACATGCAGTCCCGTCAGGTCGACAAGGACCTGGAGGGCCGTGTCATCAAGTGGTTTGACTACCTCTGGACCGAGGGCAAAACCTGTGATGAGAAAGCTGTGCTGAAACACCTCCCGGACAAGCTGAAGGCAGAGATTGCCGTCAACGTGCACTTAGCCACTGTGCAGAAGGTGCGCATCTTTCAGGATTGCGAGGCCGCTCTGCTGATCGAGCTGGTGCTGAAGCTCCAGCCGCAGGTGTTCAGTCCTGGGGACTACATCTGCAAGAAGGGCGACATCGGCAGAGAGATGTACATCATCCAGGACGGGAAGCTGGCTGTGGTTGCCGATGACGGCATCACACAGTTTGTGGTCCTGGGAGAGGGCGCGTACTTCGGGGAGATCAGCATCCTGGGAATCAAAGGTAGTAAGGCAGGCAACAGGAGAACCGCCAACATCAGGAGCGTGGGTTACTCCGACCTCTTTGCCCTCTCTAAAGATGACCTGATGGAGTCACTCACCGAGTACCCAGATGCCAAGAAGGCCTTGGAGGAGAAGGGAAAAGCCATATTGATGAAGGATAACCTGATTGACGAGGCCATTGCAAATGCGGGAACAGACCCGCTAATCCTTGATGATAAGATTAACCATCTGCAGAAAAACGTTGATGCTGTGACAGTCCAGTTTGCCAGACTCATGGCCGAGCAGGTGTCCACGCAGACCAAGCTGAGGGACAGGATCAGGGGCATGGAAGCGAAGGTGAAGTCACTGAACAAGGACGACAAATCTGAGGTGGTCGCggaaaaaaaataa